The Desulfonatronovibrio hydrogenovorans DSM 9292 genome includes a window with the following:
- a CDS encoding ABC transporter ATP-binding protein: MNILDIDSLTMRFGGLLALADVSFHVKHREILGLIGPNGAGKSTMFNCISGVLKPTSGNMHFQVEDKNIRINGYKPEKMTYLGVARTFQNIRLFSALTVLDNVRIGRHCRTKANFFGSVFRTRSQKQEEQEIVDQSMEWLKFVGLEKFAFYPAASLSYGFQRKLEIARSLATEPRLLLLDEPAAGMNPKETRALTELIHRISDLGITVILIEHDMKLVMTICKRLVVLDHGIKIAQGGPREIRENPKVIEAYLGRGAADA, translated from the coding sequence ATGAATATTCTGGATATTGACAGTCTGACCATGCGCTTTGGCGGGCTCCTGGCCCTGGCCGACGTGAGCTTTCATGTAAAACACCGTGAAATCCTGGGTCTTATCGGTCCCAACGGGGCCGGTAAAAGCACCATGTTCAACTGCATTTCCGGGGTGCTCAAACCCACTTCCGGGAACATGCACTTCCAGGTGGAAGATAAGAACATCCGGATAAACGGCTATAAACCGGAAAAAATGACTTATCTGGGCGTAGCCAGAACTTTTCAGAATATCCGGCTCTTTTCAGCCCTGACTGTGCTGGACAATGTGCGCATCGGTCGCCACTGCCGGACCAAGGCCAATTTTTTCGGTTCAGTGTTCCGGACCAGATCCCAGAAGCAGGAAGAACAGGAAATTGTTGATCAGTCCATGGAGTGGCTCAAGTTTGTCGGTCTGGAAAAATTTGCTTTTTATCCGGCTGCCAGTCTGTCCTACGGGTTCCAGCGCAAGCTGGAAATTGCCAGATCCCTGGCCACCGAGCCAAGACTTCTCCTTCTGGATGAACCGGCCGCCGGGATGAACCCCAAAGAAACCAGGGCTCTGACAGAACTGATCCACCGGATTTCTGATCTTGGAATAACCGTCATCCTTATTGAACATGATATGAAACTGGTGATGACCATCTGTAAACGGCTGGTGGTTCTGGATCACGGGATAAAGATCGCCCAGGGGGGTCCCAGGGAAATCAGGGAAAACCCCAAGGTCATTGAGGCCTATCTGGGCCGGGGAGCTGCTGATGCTTAA
- a CDS encoding ABC transporter ATP-binding protein: MLKVEDIHTYYGNIHAIKGLSLEVKQGEIVTLIGSNGAGKSTTLMSISGITRPRQGRIFFQGQEITNAPTDGIVSMGITQVPEGRMIFPRLTVYENLLMGAYLRKDRKGIKLDEKHAFELFPILGERRKQAGGTLSGGEQQMLAIARALMARPKLLLLDEPSLGLAPIVVENIFEVITRINSQGTTILLVEQNAQMALQTAHKGYVLETGKIILQGTAKELMENPSVQEAYLGMD; the protein is encoded by the coding sequence ATGCTTAAGGTTGAAGACATTCACACTTATTATGGGAACATTCACGCCATCAAGGGCCTGAGCCTGGAGGTAAAACAGGGTGAAATCGTTACTCTCATCGGGTCCAACGGGGCAGGCAAGTCCACCACCCTTATGAGCATCAGCGGAATCACCAGACCCAGGCAGGGCAGGATCTTTTTCCAGGGTCAGGAGATTACCAATGCACCCACCGATGGTATAGTTTCCATGGGCATCACCCAGGTCCCTGAAGGAAGAATGATTTTTCCCAGACTCACTGTTTATGAAAACCTGCTTATGGGCGCTTATCTGAGAAAAGACCGCAAAGGCATAAAGCTGGACGAAAAACACGCCTTTGAACTCTTCCCCATTCTGGGGGAACGCAGAAAACAGGCCGGAGGAACCCTTTCCGGCGGCGAGCAGCAGATGCTGGCCATTGCCAGGGCCCTCATGGCCAGGCCAAAGCTCCTGCTGCTGGATGAGCCGTCTCTGGGCCTGGCTCCCATTGTGGTGGAAAATATCTTTGAAGTCATAACCAGGATCAATTCCCAGGGCACCACCATCCTTCTGGTGGAGCAGAACGCCCAGATGGCCCTGCAGACCGCCCACAAAGGCTATGTTCTGGAAACCGGAAAAATCATCTTGCAGGGAACTGCAAAGGAACTCATGGAAAACCCCAGTGTCCAGGAGGCTTACCTGGGGATGGATTAG
- a CDS encoding ABC transporter substrate-binding protein yields the protein MSGKNWFKAVTAFLLVLFLSSPSMAQTIRIAVASPFTGALAAYGDNVRAGVTLKVEEINAQGGINGQQIQVEWMDEQCEPREAATVSSRIAQNRNIVGVVGHLCSSAHLAALPTYLRQGVPVISPTATSVAISDQSKDRNGNTWAFRVVYRDDYQGEFLARYVNEVLELQNIAVFYENNDYGIGLKDAFVNKARELGLNIVGQEAYIKGASDFNPQLTRLRGSNPDGLFISGYYPEGALIAGQADNLGMKVAKFGADGFDNADYISLAGSSAENTYLTVPFLPDVAEGEAEAFLQNFRERFDREVDWMSANAYDAAGILLQAIAEAGADRAKIREYLASMNSPEKGYHGIAGLTYFNEKGDSLKPAFVKKVQDGQFVAAPIQLD from the coding sequence ATGAGTGGTAAAAATTGGTTCAAGGCTGTGACGGCCTTTTTGCTTGTGCTTTTTTTGAGCTCGCCGTCCATGGCCCAGACCATCAGGATTGCGGTGGCTTCACCGTTTACAGGTGCCCTGGCCGCCTACGGCGACAACGTAAGAGCCGGAGTCACCCTTAAAGTCGAGGAAATCAACGCCCAGGGCGGAATCAACGGTCAGCAGATCCAGGTGGAGTGGATGGACGAACAGTGTGAGCCCAGGGAGGCTGCCACTGTTTCCTCGCGCATTGCCCAGAACAGGAATATTGTCGGCGTGGTAGGCCATCTCTGCTCATCTGCCCATCTGGCTGCCCTGCCCACATATCTGCGTCAGGGCGTTCCGGTCATCTCCCCCACTGCCACCAGCGTGGCCATCAGTGACCAGAGCAAGGACCGCAACGGCAATACCTGGGCCTTCCGGGTTGTCTACCGTGACGACTACCAGGGAGAATTCCTGGCCAGGTACGTCAATGAAGTCCTTGAACTGCAGAACATTGCTGTATTTTATGAAAACAACGACTATGGCATCGGACTCAAGGACGCCTTTGTCAACAAGGCCAGGGAACTGGGCCTGAATATCGTGGGCCAGGAAGCATATATCAAGGGAGCTTCAGACTTTAATCCTCAGCTGACCAGACTTCGCGGCAGCAATCCCGATGGCCTGTTCATCTCCGGATACTACCCTGAAGGCGCTCTCATTGCCGGGCAGGCCGACAACCTGGGCATGAAAGTGGCCAAATTCGGAGCCGACGGCTTTGACAATGCCGATTACATCAGCCTGGCCGGATCATCCGCTGAAAACACCTACCTGACTGTACCATTTTTGCCTGACGTGGCTGAAGGCGAAGCTGAGGCCTTTCTCCAGAACTTCAGGGAACGCTTTGACCGTGAAGTGGACTGGATGAGCGCCAATGCCTACGATGCAGCAGGGATTCTTCTGCAGGCCATTGCCGAGGCCGGGGCAGACCGGGCCAAGATCAGGGAGTACCTGGCTTCCATGAACTCTCCTGAAAAGGGATACCACGGCATCGCCGGGCTGACCTATTTCAATGAAAAAGGAGACTCCCTCAAGCCCGCTTTTGTCAAAAAAGTCCAGGATGGACAGTTTGTTGCTGCGCCGATTCAGCTTGATTAA
- a CDS encoding branched-chain amino acid ABC transporter permease: MLEQQLINGLTLGMIYALIAVGYTMVYGVIQLINFAHGEIFMLAAFLAVTFITVFGLPLYVVIVLTMACCALIGVLLDIFAYRPLRQSPRLAALITAIGMSIFLQNLAMIIWGSRPRPFVQDALPSFLRTTAFSIGNANVSWMQLSIFVLASTLMLVLFFIINKTRVGTAMRALSQNRTGAALMGINVNRVISFTFALGSSMGAVAGIMVAIYYNTLYPTMGYVAGVKAFAAAVLGGIGSVPGAMIGGIVLGIAEALGAGYISSLYRDGIAYAVMIAVIIFRPSGILGKSTVEKV; the protein is encoded by the coding sequence TTGCTTGAACAACAACTCATCAACGGCCTGACCCTGGGCATGATCTATGCCCTCATTGCTGTGGGCTACACCATGGTTTACGGTGTGATCCAGCTCATCAACTTTGCCCACGGGGAAATATTCATGCTGGCCGCCTTTCTGGCCGTCACCTTTATTACTGTCTTTGGCTTGCCCCTCTATGTGGTCATTGTTCTGACCATGGCCTGCTGCGCCCTGATCGGAGTCCTTTTAGACATCTTTGCCTATCGCCCCTTGCGCCAGTCACCCAGGCTGGCCGCCCTGATAACCGCCATAGGCATGTCCATCTTTCTCCAGAATCTGGCCATGATAATCTGGGGCAGCAGACCCAGGCCCTTTGTCCAGGATGCTCTGCCCTCGTTTCTGCGCACCACCGCCTTCAGTATAGGCAATGCCAATGTGAGCTGGATGCAGCTGTCCATATTTGTTCTGGCTTCCACCCTGATGCTGGTCCTATTTTTCATCATCAACAAAACCAGGGTCGGTACGGCCATGCGGGCCCTGTCCCAGAACAGGACCGGTGCCGCCCTCATGGGAATCAATGTCAACCGGGTCATTTCCTTCACCTTTGCCTTGGGATCAAGCATGGGTGCTGTGGCTGGGATCATGGTGGCCATCTATTACAATACCCTCTATCCTACCATGGGCTATGTAGCCGGGGTAAAAGCCTTTGCCGCAGCTGTCCTGGGCGGCATTGGATCGGTCCCCGGGGCCATGATCGGAGGGATAGTCCTGGGAATAGCCGAAGCCCTGGGGGCCGGCTATATCTCCTCCCTTTACCGGGACGGCATAGCCTATGCTGTAATGATCGCCGTGATAATTTTCAGGCCATCGGGTATTCTTGGGAAATCAACAGTGGAAAAGGTCTGA
- a CDS encoding branched-chain amino acid ABC transporter permease yields the protein MNINLKTAIKYLVLAAVLSYPLFAFASEYVLHVMVLIMVYMVLAMGLNIVPGFCGLLDLGYVGFYGIGAYTAGLLTIHFGLSFWVIVPLAALNGAIWGVLLGAPTLRLTGDYFAIVTFGFSELVVLFLTNEIWLTRGPLGLPGIAPVSIDLSWLSRLINPEWDWYWEFFGLRPYFYLGIFMVLLVYIIMGRMEDSRLGRAWFAIREDPIAASSCGVNLLTYKVIGFAISAAIGAVGGAFLARWTMFLSPDMFKFWESFLVLCMVVLGGLGNFKGSLVGAAVLIALGEVLRMVLPTLGLPAETRFLAYGLIMVLMMRFKPAGFFPSIATTSLKNPMLIKLKKELGSS from the coding sequence ATGAACATCAACCTTAAAACCGCCATCAAATACCTGGTTCTGGCTGCTGTCCTCTCCTATCCGCTCTTTGCCTTTGCCAGCGAGTATGTTCTGCACGTAATGGTCCTGATCATGGTCTACATGGTCCTGGCCATGGGTCTGAACATCGTTCCGGGCTTTTGCGGGCTTCTGGACCTGGGCTATGTGGGCTTTTACGGTATAGGGGCCTATACAGCCGGATTACTGACTATTCATTTCGGCCTGTCCTTCTGGGTCATTGTCCCCCTGGCCGCCCTCAACGGGGCCATATGGGGAGTTCTGCTGGGCGCACCCACCCTGCGTCTCACCGGTGACTATTTCGCCATAGTCACATTCGGTTTTTCAGAACTTGTGGTTTTATTCCTGACCAATGAAATCTGGCTGACCCGGGGACCTCTGGGACTTCCAGGTATTGCTCCGGTCAGTATCGACCTCTCATGGCTGTCCAGGCTCATCAACCCTGAATGGGACTGGTACTGGGAATTTTTCGGACTCAGGCCTTATTTCTATCTGGGCATATTCATGGTCCTTCTGGTCTACATCATCATGGGACGCATGGAAGACTCCCGGCTGGGCAGGGCCTGGTTCGCCATCAGGGAAGACCCCATTGCTGCCTCCAGCTGCGGCGTCAACCTCCTGACCTACAAGGTCATCGGCTTTGCCATCTCCGCTGCCATTGGGGCTGTAGGCGGAGCATTTCTGGCCAGGTGGACCATGTTCCTCTCTCCAGACATGTTTAAATTCTGGGAGTCGTTTCTGGTCCTGTGCATGGTGGTCCTGGGAGGCCTGGGCAACTTCAAAGGCAGTCTGGTGGGAGCGGCCGTGCTCATCGCTCTGGGTGAAGTGCTCAGGATGGTCCTGCCCACCCTTGGCCTGCCGGCTGAGACCAGGTTTCTGGCCTACGGACTGATCATGGTCCTGATGATGCGCTTCAAGCCGGCCGGATTCTTTCCGAGCATTGCAACAACTTCTTTGAAAAACCCCATGCTGATAAAACTTAAAAAAGAGCTTGGTTCTTCCTGA